A stretch of DNA from Variovorax paradoxus:
GATCGAGCAAGCCCAGGCGGATGCTGCCGACCACGGAGCTTCCCGTCGGCGCCCAGGCTGCGACCTGGGGATCGTCTGTCAGCTGCACCAGCTCGCATCCTTCGGGCAGGTGCGGTCCTTGGCCCGGCACATGGTAGGTGAACGCCGGCGCACCGAGCGCAAATACGAGGTCGTGGCCGGCGAGCCGCTCGCCGATGCGCTCGCGCATCGGCGGCAGGAAGCCTCCCCACAGCGGGTGGTCTTCCGGGAAGCTGCATCGGCCCGACATGGGCGCGACATACACGCGGGCGTTGTGCCGCTCGGCCAATTCAACCGCCTCCTTCCAGGCCTCGTCGCGATCGACCGCGGCACCGACCACGAAGGCGGGGGAGCGGGCGCCATCGAGGGCCGCGGCGATGCGCGCGAGAAGGTCGGGGTCTGCGCGCACATGCCGGCTGACCTCCCGTGCATCGACCGGCAAGGTCTGCACGTCCCAGTCATCCGATGGGATCGAGACCAGCACGGGGCCGCGCGGCGGCGTCATCGCGATGTAGTAGGCCCGCGCAATGGCCAGCGGGACGTCCTCGGCCCGCGCCGGCTCGACGCTCCACTTGACGTAGGGTCTCGGCAACTCGGGCGCCTGCGTGGAGCCGAGAAAGGGCTCGAAGGGCAGGATCGAGCGCGCCTGCTGGCCGGCCGTGATCACGAGCGGCGTGCGGTTGCGAAAGGCCGTGAAGATATTGCCCATCGCATGGCCGACGCCGGCCGCGGAATGCAGGTTGATGAATGCCGCGTTGTGCGTGGCCTGCGCGTAGCCGTCCGCCATGCCCACGACCACGGACTCCTGCAGCCCGAGCACGTAGCGGAAGTCTTCCGGAAAGTCGATGAACATCGGCAGTTCCGTCGAGCCGGGGTTGCCGAACACGCTGGTCATGCCGAATGCGCGCAACAGCCTGAAAACCGCATCCCGCACGGTCAGGGTGCTGCCGGCCGGGAAGGGCGCTTGCGCGGGAAGTTCGACATGTCGATCCATGAATGCTCCTAGATGAGGTCCGCAGTTTTGCGCTTGCCGCTCTATTCATCAATACAATGAAATGTCTAGAACAAAATAAGCTGTATGCATACTGAAAAGCTGGACATGAACCTGCTCCGCCTGTTCGAGGCGGTGTACCGCCTCGGCAGCGTCAGCCGCGCCGCCGATGCGCTGGGGTTGTCGCAGCCGGCCGCCAGCCAAGGCCTGACGCGATTGCGGCTTGCCTTGGGCGATGCGCTGTTCGTGCGCGCCAACGGGCGCATGCGCCCGACGCTGCGCGCGGAGCGGCTCGCAAGCGTCGTGCAGCCGGCCGTGGCCGCCATCGAGGATGTGCTGCGGGACGAAGACACCTTCGATCCCTCACGCTCGCGCATGACCGTCCGGCTGCACATGAACGACATCGGCGAGGCCCGGCTGCTGCCGGAACTGATGGAGGCCTTGCACCGCCAGGCACCCGGCATACGGGTGCACACGACGCCGCTGCCGCACGGGGAGATCACCGATGCCCTCGAAACCGGAGCCATCCATTTCGCACTCGGGTTTCTGCCCTTGGTCAGCGGAACGGAGCGCGTCGACCTGCTGCGCGATCGCTACGCGGTGGTGGTGCGGGCGGGACATCCGATGGCAAAGGCTTCGAAGGCGGCGGATGTCCGCATGACGATCCAGGACCTGCGGCGCCTGGAGTACGTGGCCGTACGCTCGCACTCGGAGACCCTCCGCATCCTGCAGCAGCTCGGTCTCGATGGACGGCTGGTGCTCAACTCGGCGCATTTCCTTGCGCTGCCGGCGATCATTGCGCGCACCGATTTCGCCGTCGTGATGCCACAGGCGATCGCGCGCAGGTTCATCGAGCCGAAGCGCTATGCGGTGCTTCCGGCGGAGCTGCCCCGCAGCGCCTTCACGGTGTCGCTGCACTGGA
This window harbors:
- the mdlC gene encoding benzoylformate decarboxylase, whose protein sequence is MDRHVELPAQAPFPAGSTLTVRDAVFRLLRAFGMTSVFGNPGSTELPMFIDFPEDFRYVLGLQESVVVGMADGYAQATHNAAFINLHSAAGVGHAMGNIFTAFRNRTPLVITAGQQARSILPFEPFLGSTQAPELPRPYVKWSVEPARAEDVPLAIARAYYIAMTPPRGPVLVSIPSDDWDVQTLPVDAREVSRHVRADPDLLARIAAALDGARSPAFVVGAAVDRDEAWKEAVELAERHNARVYVAPMSGRCSFPEDHPLWGGFLPPMRERIGERLAGHDLVFALGAPAFTYHVPGQGPHLPEGCELVQLTDDPQVAAWAPTGSSVVGSIRLGLLDLLECSMPRDRPAPPAHVWPPRVAEPEPGERLSVAWVLQTLADVRARDSIVVEEAPSARPVMHGHLPIFESETFYTMCSGGLGYGLPAAVGVALGKPGARVIALVGDGSAMYAIQALWSAAQLALPVTVLILKNRRYAALYEFARIFGYRPDEHVPGTDLPDLDFVALAGAQGMKGLRVDTAEQLRPALHQALQSTAPMLVEIEVA
- a CDS encoding LysR family transcriptional regulator, with translation MHTEKLDMNLLRLFEAVYRLGSVSRAADALGLSQPAASQGLTRLRLALGDALFVRANGRMRPTLRAERLASVVQPAVAAIEDVLRDEDTFDPSRSRMTVRLHMNDIGEARLLPELMEALHRQAPGIRVHTTPLPHGEITDALETGAIHFALGFLPLVSGTERVDLLRDRYAVVVRAGHPMAKASKAADVRMTIQDLRRLEYVAVRSHSETLRILQQLGLDGRLVLNSAHFLALPAIIARTDFAVVMPQAIARRFIEPKRYAVLPAELPRSAFTVSLHWSRRFESDPAHHWMRNLFIGLFKDKGR